The following is a genomic window from Longimicrobiales bacterium.
GGACCGCGAACGTGCGGCCCGGGAGTATCCGGTACTGCGTCAGGAGTTGCGCCGAATCCGCGAACGGTATCAGTCGCTCCCGCTGCACGACGCGCGATCCGCCGACGAGATCCTCGGTTACGACGAGCACGGACTGCCCTGACCATGGTGATCGACACA
Proteins encoded in this region:
- a CDS encoding type II toxin-antitoxin system VapB family antitoxin is translated as MALNIKNPEADRLVRELTRLTGESITEAVIRAMQERLDRERAAREYPVLRQELRRIRERYQSLPLHDARSADEILGYDEHGLP